The genomic window GAATTTCTTTAGCGAAAGCAGCTCAAACAGCGAAACCAGAAACACTGGCCAGAGTTTAAAAGGCAGTGTTGATATTAAATTAGATTCGCTTTCTACCTTAAAAATATCATTTGCAGGCAGTAAACGCAAAAACAGTAGTCAGTATATAAGCACTAACGAAACCAAAAACGGTGCTGGTATATTTGTAAACAATAGCAATCAGTCTAATGATAGCAATGGCGACAACGACCTGTTTAACGGCAATATAAACTACTCCAAAAAGTTTGTAAAAAAAGGGAGAACACTCTCGATTGATTTACAACCTGAAACCAAAAACAGCACAAATTTAGGTAATAGTTTAAGTGTAACCAATTACTACGATGGGAATGGAACAATCAACAGAACTGTAAACCAAAACTTTCTGAACGATAATTCGGGAAGTGAAAGCTCTCTTGGTACCAGAATATCGTATACCGAACCTCTGGGCAAGCAATTTTCATTACAAACAGCCTACAGTTTTAAAACGGTAACATCAAATAGCCATAAACTGGTATTCGATAAATCTTTAAATAATAAACGAATCGATTCACTCAGCAACAATTTCGATTTCAATAATTTTTCGAACATTGGTAAAATTGTGTTGCAATACAGATCAAAGAAGTTTACGCTATCTGGTGGTGCAGAGGCTACCGAAACGACATTCGAGCTGAATGATCTGGACCGCGACAATAAATTTAACCGAAACTATCTAAACTGGGCCCCACAGAGCAACTTTAACTATAAACTTGGTAAAAACACCAGCGTATCGTTAAACTACAATGGCAATACCCGACAGCCGAGTTTAGATCAGTTGCAACCTATCAGACAAATTAACAATCCACTTTACGAAATAAAAGGCAATCCGAATTTAAAACCATCTTTCAACAATAATTTTGGCTTTAATTTTAACACGTATCAGCAAAAATCACAAATGTACGCCTATGTTTACGGAGGCTATAGCTTTACAAAAAACGCTGTAGTAAGTGTAAGAACGGTAGATGATGTGAACAAAACCATTAGCAGTTATATCAATTTAAATGGTAATAATAATTTTTATGCAGGTGCGAGTTTTAATAAAAGTTTTAGCAAAATCGGTTTTAATACAGGATTAAATGCCAGTTTCAACCATTCGAACTCCGTTTCAATCTTAAACAATAAATTGAATGAGAATGTGAACAATAGCATTAATATACGTCCTCGTTTAAGCTATTATGGAGATAAAGTTCAAATCCAGTATAATCCGTCGGTTACTTTTTCAAATAGCAAATCGTCAATCGGTTCGATAAACAATGGTAAAAACTTTAGCCACAATCATGATATTTCCGGAAACATAGAACTTCCATACAATACGGAATTTAATACATCGATATCCTTGTCATATCAACCGGCAAATTCTTCTTTTAGCACTCCAGTAAATATTGCCTTGTGGAATGCCTATTTATCAAAAAAGATGCTTAAATCGCAAGAATTAGAGCTTAAAGTATCCATTTCTGATATTCTGGCCGAAAAAATTGGTTATAACCGTTACGTTGGAGGCAATAACATCAGTGAATACACCAATAGCTTTATTCCGAGATACGTCCTAATTGGCATCACCTATAATTTAACCGGAAACTTTGTTAAACAAGACAAAAAATAATTGAAGATGAAAAATTTAGGACTAACCATAATCTTGTTTTCTGCCATAACAGTAGTGCGTGCACAAACTGTTTTCATCAAAAGTGCTAAAATAACTTTCGAGAAAAAGATCAATCAAAAACAGCAATTGGCATCAAACACCTGGATATCAGACGATGCCAGGGATAAAATGAGCAAATATAGGACTTCCAATTGGGATTATAGCTTTAACGACAGTAGTTCCATTTATAAGATTAAACCGAAAGAAACCTTGAATGACAATAATTTCTTCTTTATTGCTGGTGAGAATACGAATGAACTGTATACCGACTTTAGCAAAAAAGCAAGAGTAATAAGAAAACCAATAGGAGGCGAAGATTTTATTTTAAAAGATACTATCCCCCATCTCAATTGGAAAATCATGCACGATGTACGCCAGATTGCAGGCTACGAGTGCCGTAAAGCAATAGCAGTAATAAACGATTCGGTTACTGTAGTGGCTTTCTATAGTGAAGAGATTTTACTAAAAGGCGGTCCTGAAGGATTTACAGGCTTACCTGGAATGATATTAGGCCTAGCCATACCCCGGTATAATACCACCTGGTTTGCCACCAAGGTTGAAGCTAAAAACGTTCCTATCTTGAACGTTGCTCCTCCTGTAAAAGGTAAAAGAACCGATACCGAAAAAGATTTCAAAAAAATGATCGACCTCTATACCCGTTATGAGGATAAAAAGAACCCCAGAAAGATAGAAGACATTAAAAAAGAACTCTACACGCTGATACTTTAGGTGATCACCATACCTAAAACAGTCACTATCAGAGATATAATATGGCGAAAAAATATTCTGGCAAGTATCTAATCGAGCGATAATTTTTTGTACCTTTGTATCCCGTACAAAAACAATTAAACAGGCTTAAAATACCTGGTTAATTCCACAAATTATCAATCATGACAAAGTATATTTTTGTTACGGGCGGTGTTACTTCCTCTTTAGGTAAGGGCATCATTTCCGCATCTTTAGCTAAACTTTTACAGGCACGTGGCTACCGTGTAACCATTCAAAAATTCGATCCGTACATTAATATCGATCCAGGAACTTTAAATCCATACGAACATGGCGAATGCTTTGTAACCGAAGATGGTGCTGAAACCGATCTGGATCTTGGTCATTATGAGCGTTTCCTTAACGTTCCAACATCACAGGCAAACAACATTACTACAGGCCGTATTTACCAGAACGTAATTAATAAAGAGCGTAAAGGTGAATATCTGGGCAAAACAGTTCAGGTTGTACCCCACATTACCGACGAGATTAAACGCAACATGCGTATTTTAGGTGATAGCGGAGAATACGATATTGTAATTACAGAGCTTGGTGGAACTGTTGGTGATATCGAATCGTTACCGTTTATTGAGGCTGTTCGTCAGTTTAAATGGGAAGAAGGCAGTACCAACGCTATTGTTATCCACTTAACCCTGGTACCTTATTTAGCTGCTGCCGGCGAGTTAAAAACCAAACCTACACAACACTCGGTTAAAGCTTTGTTGGAGTACGGAATACAGCCGGATATATTGGTTTGCAGAACCGAGCACCACATTAGCCCTGAGATCAGAAAAAAAATTGCTTTATTTTGTAACGTTAACATCAATGCGGTAGTCGAATCGATGGATGCATCTACTATTTATGATGTGCCATTGTTGATGTTAAAAGAACAATTGGATAAAACTGTTTTATCGAAATTAAAATTACCGACCAAAAGCGACCCTGATATGGAAAGCTGGAAAGATTTCCTGGGCCGCTTAAAAAATCCTACGGCAGAGGTTAAAATTGGTTTAATCGGTAAGTATGTAGAATTACCTGATGCTTATAAATCAATTATAGAATCTTTTGTACACGCAGGCTCGAAAAATGAATGTAAGGTTAAGGTAGAGTATATACACTCTGAAGGTATTTTCCCTGATAATGTAAAAGATAAATTAGGTCACTTACAAGGTGTTTTAGTTGCACCAGGTTTTGGTAGCCGTGGTATTGAAGGTAAAATTGATGCCATAAAATATGTTCGCGAAAATAACATTCCTTTCTTTGGAATCTGCCTGGGCATGCAATGTGCTGTTATCGAATTTGGACGTAACGTTTTAGGTTTGAAAGATGCTCATACTACAGAAATTGAAGAAAATGCTGCCAATCCGGTAATAAACATGATGGAAGAGCAGAAAAAAATAACAAATAAAGGTGGAACAATGCGTTTAGGCTCTTATCCTTGTGATATTAAAAAGGGAACAAAAGCTTTTTCTATTTACGGCAAATCGCATATCAATGAGCGCCATCGTCACCGTTACGAATTTAACAATGCTTATTTAAAGCAATATGAAGATGCAGGAATGATTGCATCAGGTATGAACCCGCAAACCAATTTAGTTGAAATTGTGGAGCTTAAAAATCATCCGTTTTTCGTTGGCGGGCAGTTTCACCCAGAATTAAAATCAACAGTTGCTAATCCTCACCCACTTTTTGTTAAATTTGTCGCCGCTGCGATGGAGTTTGCGAAAAAGAAAACGAATTAAAAGCAGTACATACATAAATAATGGATAGAAATACCTTTACAGGACTGTTCCTGATTATGATCATTTTGGCAGGATCATTCTACTTTTTGAAGCCTAACGAGGCTGAAATAAAAAAAGCCAAAGAAACAGAGCGCTTAGATTCTTTGAAAAAAGCTGGTGTTACACCAGTACAAAAAGATACTACAAAAACAGCTGCGATTGCTAACCCAGCTGTAGATTCTTTAGCCCTAAAAGGCCCTTTTGGTTCCGCAATTACTGGCACCGAAGCCAATACTGTTTTAGAAAACGAGAATTTATTAATCACGCTAAGCAATAAAGGTGGTAAAATTACCTCGGTTGAAGTTAAAGGTCAGAAAACCTTTACCGGAAAACCACTGATTTTATTTGATGGTAACCAGAACAAATTTGGTTTAAGCCTGAACGCTGCTGGCAAAGTAATTAATACAAACGATTTATACTTTACACCAACAAAAACAGGAAATACAGTTACAATGCGTGCCAATTATGGTGCAAACGCATATGTAGAATATGTATACGATTTAAAAGCATTAAGTAACAAAGTAGCTTTTAACATCAATTTAGTTGGCTTACAGCAAGTAATTGCAGGCAACAACATTGGCTTAAACTGGCAGACTACTTTATTACAGCAAGAAAAATCGATCGAAAGTGAGCACCGTTATTCTGCACCATACTATAAATATTTAGATGGCGATGTAGATCACCTAAGTGTTTCTAAAGATGAAAAAGAAGAGTTATCCAAAGGTAAAATCCAATGGTTCTCATTCAAACAACACTTTTTCTCAGCTTCTTTAATCTCGAAACAAGCGTTCGAAAAAGGAAGTTTAGAAGTTAAAATCCCAACAGCTCCTGGCCAGGTTAAGTTTTATGATGCCAATATGCAATTGCCATATGCACATACGGCCAACCAGGTTTATGAAATGGAATTCTATTTCGGAACCAATAAATTCTCTGCCTTAAAAGCTCAGGGGTACGATTTAGAGCAACAGGTTGATATGGGTTACTGGCCTTTAAAATACATTAACCGTTTTATTGTATTGCCTGTATTTAACTTCTTAAACAGCTTTGGCTGGAACTACGGATTAATTATTTTGGTATTAACCATTTTACTAAAAGTTGCTTTATCGCCACTTACTTACAAGTCATACCTATCAATGGCTAAAATGAGGGTTTTGAAACCAGAAATGGATGAAATTAAAGCTAAAGTAGGTGAAGATAATCCGACATTGGTTCAACAGGAATATTTAAAATTATATAAGAAAGCGGGGGTAAACCCACTGGGCGGATGTTTGCCAATGGTATTACAGTTGCCTTTGGTAATGGCCTTCTTCTTCTTCTTCCCTAATTTGTTTGAGTTACGTGGTGAGAGTTTCCTTTGGATGAAAGATTTATCTACTTATGACGAGTTTATCAAATTTGGCGTAAAAATCCCTTTCATTGGCGATCACTTAAGTTTAATGTGTGTGTTGATGACCATCTCTACATTAATTATGACTTATTTTAACAACCAGGTTTCTGGAGCAACAGGTCAAATGAAATACATCGGTTACATTATGCCGGTTATTTTCTTAGGTGTATTGAACAGCTACCCTGCCGGATTAAACTATTATTATTTCTTGGCCAACTTAATGACTTTTGGACAGCAGTTCTTAATCCGTAAAATGGTTGATGATGATAAAATCCACGCTTTGATTCAGCAAAACAAAGCCAGACCAGCTGAAGAGAAAAAGAAAAAATCTAAATTCCAACAACGTTTAGATGATTATATGCGTCAGCAACAACAAGCTAAAAAGTAATCTTACTTTAAAATTTTATGACATCCCCGGTTACTTCAAAGTGATCGGGGATTTTTGTTTTAGGCTGAGCGATAAGCGTATGGCGTTTAGCCAACACAGCCAAAACTTCTGCGCTCTGTAACCTCTGGCGTTCCAACTAAATGCTTTTAATTGTAATATTTGGCATACAAGTTTCCTAATAAGCTAAAAAATTCCAATTTTAGAAGATTAAATCTCAACCAACAAATTAATTAACTTTTAAAATGCAAAAGAGACTAACTATTATTCTGTTTTTCGTTGTCAGCTTTGCCTACGCACAAAAGAAACCCTTAGACCATTCGGTATACGATACTTGGGAATCAATAGGAACAAAGCAATTATCAAATAATGGTCAATGGGCCATGTACAGCATCTTACAGCAAGAAGGTGATGCACAATTGTACCTTATCAATATTAAAACGAATGCGAAGATTAATATACCAAGGGGGATGAACTCACAATTTAGTAATGATTCTAAGTTTGCCGCTTTTAATATCCGTCCCTTAAATAAGGATTTACGTCAGGCTAAA from Flavobacterium sp. W4I14 includes these protein-coding regions:
- a CDS encoding hypothetical protein (product_source=Hypo-rule applied; cath_funfam=2.60.40.10; cleavage_site_network=SignalP-noTM; pfam=PF13620,PF14905; superfamily=49478,56935) gives rise to the protein MLKQLFSALIFLLLCLPALAQNASIKGVVVDTVEKTKLQNSSILLIRSKDSILVKDARTKVNGEFEFSNLKKGNYTLVVTFPRMADYIRDIQLSDSSKFNLGNIAMDSKATLLNEVVIKAQKQAISMKGDTITYQADSFAVKPHANLQDLLRRLPGIEVDKDGAIKAGGKDVNTLLVDGEEFFGDDPLLAQKYLKANAVSEVQVYDKKSKEEELSGIKEGDAKEKVMNIKLKENAKNGYLSTLDANSDLKHYKNIGGMAGIYKNKLKAAVFGSNSNTNQDSKASAAMSKLKGNDYDVIEVGDDGSTVMISYGGSRDEDDFSPSNGLPDVTGYGAHFSNKWNENKVGLKLNYKGSDRNILDRTTSKNQSLLPNGTNFFSESSSNSETRNTGQSLKGSVDIKLDSLSTLKISFAGSKRKNSSQYISTNETKNGAGIFVNNSNQSNDSNGDNDLFNGNINYSKKFVKKGRTLSIDLQPETKNSTNLGNSLSVTNYYDGNGTINRTVNQNFLNDNSGSESSLGTRISYTEPLGKQFSLQTAYSFKTVTSNSHKLVFDKSLNNKRIDSLSNNFDFNNFSNIGKIVLQYRSKKFTLSGGAEATETTFELNDLDRDNKFNRNYLNWAPQSNFNYKLGKNTSVSLNYNGNTRQPSLDQLQPIRQINNPLYEIKGNPNLKPSFNNNFGFNFNTYQQKSQMYAYVYGGYSFTKNAVVSVRTVDDVNKTISSYINLNGNNNFYAGASFNKSFSKIGFNTGLNASFNHSNSVSILNNKLNENVNNSINIRPRLSYYGDKVQIQYNPSVTFSNSKSSIGSINNGKNFSHNHDISGNIELPYNTEFNTSISLSYQPANSSFSTPVNIALWNAYLSKKMLKSQELELKVSISDILAEKIGYNRYVGGNNISEYTNSFIPRYVLIGITYNLTGNFVKQDKK
- a CDS encoding GLPGLI family protein (product_source=TIGR01200; pfam=PF09697; tigrfam=TIGR01200); protein product: MKNLGLTIILFSAITVVRAQTVFIKSAKITFEKKINQKQQLASNTWISDDARDKMSKYRTSNWDYSFNDSSSIYKIKPKETLNDNNFFFIAGENTNELYTDFSKKARVIRKPIGGEDFILKDTIPHLNWKIMHDVRQIAGYECRKAIAVINDSVTVVAFYSEEILLKGGPEGFTGLPGMILGLAIPRYNTTWFATKVEAKNVPILNVAPPVKGKRTDTEKDFKKMIDLYTRYEDKKNPRKIEDIKKELYTLIL
- a CDS encoding CTP synthase (product_source=KO:K01937; cath_funfam=3.40.50.300,3.40.50.880; cog=COG0504; ko=KO:K01937; pfam=PF00117,PF06418; superfamily=52317,52540; tigrfam=TIGR00337) translates to MTKYIFVTGGVTSSLGKGIISASLAKLLQARGYRVTIQKFDPYINIDPGTLNPYEHGECFVTEDGAETDLDLGHYERFLNVPTSQANNITTGRIYQNVINKERKGEYLGKTVQVVPHITDEIKRNMRILGDSGEYDIVITELGGTVGDIESLPFIEAVRQFKWEEGSTNAIVIHLTLVPYLAAAGELKTKPTQHSVKALLEYGIQPDILVCRTEHHISPEIRKKIALFCNVNINAVVESMDASTIYDVPLLMLKEQLDKTVLSKLKLPTKSDPDMESWKDFLGRLKNPTAEVKIGLIGKYVELPDAYKSIIESFVHAGSKNECKVKVEYIHSEGIFPDNVKDKLGHLQGVLVAPGFGSRGIEGKIDAIKYVRENNIPFFGICLGMQCAVIEFGRNVLGLKDAHTTEIEENAANPVINMMEEQKKITNKGGTMRLGSYPCDIKKGTKAFSIYGKSHINERHRHRYEFNNAYLKQYEDAGMIASGMNPQTNLVEIVELKNHPFFVGGQFHPELKSTVANPHPLFVKFVAAAMEFAKKKTN
- a CDS encoding YidC/Oxa1 family membrane protein insertase (product_source=KO:K03217; cog=COG0706; ko=KO:K03217; pfam=PF02096,PF14849; tigrfam=TIGR03592,TIGR03593; transmembrane_helix_parts=Inside_1_4,TMhelix_5_23,Outside_24_356,TMhelix_357_379,Inside_380_421,TMhelix_422_444,Outside_445_477,TMhelix_478_500,Inside_501_512,TMhelix_513_535,Outside_536_597), with the translated sequence MDRNTFTGLFLIMIILAGSFYFLKPNEAEIKKAKETERLDSLKKAGVTPVQKDTTKTAAIANPAVDSLALKGPFGSAITGTEANTVLENENLLITLSNKGGKITSVEVKGQKTFTGKPLILFDGNQNKFGLSLNAAGKVINTNDLYFTPTKTGNTVTMRANYGANAYVEYVYDLKALSNKVAFNINLVGLQQVIAGNNIGLNWQTTLLQQEKSIESEHRYSAPYYKYLDGDVDHLSVSKDEKEELSKGKIQWFSFKQHFFSASLISKQAFEKGSLEVKIPTAPGQVKFYDANMQLPYAHTANQVYEMEFYFGTNKFSALKAQGYDLEQQVDMGYWPLKYINRFIVLPVFNFLNSFGWNYGLIILVLTILLKVALSPLTYKSYLSMAKMRVLKPEMDEIKAKVGEDNPTLVQQEYLKLYKKAGVNPLGGCLPMVLQLPLVMAFFFFFPNLFELRGESFLWMKDLSTYDEFIKFGVKIPFIGDHLSLMCVLMTISTLIMTYFNNQVSGATGQMKYIGYIMPVIFLGVLNSYPAGLNYYYFLANLMTFGQQFLIRKMVDDDKIHALIQQNKARPAEEKKKKSKFQQRLDDYMRQQQQAKK